The Aedes aegypti strain LVP_AGWG chromosome 1, AaegL5.0 Primary Assembly, whole genome shotgun sequence sequence TATTCTATAATCTCTAAtggaaaactttcattttaattttcctATATTTCAATATTTGTCTAGGAATTCTATTATTGACACCTCCAGGCAATTATTTtcatattcttcaaaaaaattcttcatgCGTTCCATCTTGAATTCAACAACCGACATTCCTCAAGaggtttttaagtttttactggtaattactcaaaaaaaaacttttttgtctttattatataatttgcagcgtttggtgagGCAATAAGAGCGCACGTCAACCGAAAGCCGATGATAGGAGGGGTAATGGCTTAATCCAGCTTTTaagagcgctaatggctgccgcaaatagcctcgctttctggtagggatcaaacAATATGACGTTTGGATTGGGTCCGTTCAATAGAaatgacccaagccaaacgtcaaatcaccCGATCCCTACAcgataagaaaataaaatactggataagttaaataccattctaaaacCATATTTGGTCTATTCACTCATTGGAATGAATATAAAAGCAATATGCATTGCTAGTTTAAACGCTCATTATATTTGAGCATGCTTATATCAAGAATAATCCTTCTGGCTgataaagatgaaaaaaaaaactatgaatttgataaaaactgtttttttatttatttatttatttatttatttactttttataTCATTTtggaaatatgaaaacaaaataacaaaaatgaaagTGAAAGAAAACGATAATTTTATTCATAATTATGATGCAAAGCACCTCTTGCTGACACGAACATTTAATTATTACACATTGAACTATGCCAGTGAAGGCGTTAAGGACGACCTAACTTGTTCCACTCGTCTACTCTTGCTCAATAAAGTAGTTCGGTAGTTCCGCACCATTCTTATTATCTGCTTAATTCTGCCAGGCAAAATCCTGTCGGCAACGTTTCCGCTGGTGGTGTCCGTCGTTGCACTCCAGATCCAATGGCCGGAACTTTTGGGTAGAATTCTGaatgaacaaaaatgtttccTAATGATGCAATTACGGAGCCGCTGAATCAAAGAACTTACCTATAGCAACACATGCTAGTTCCATATGAACAATTTAttatacttttcacttttttaagGGAAACAATTATTAATTTAGTAACGCACGATCACCTGGCTTGAGGACAAGCGAAAACAAAATGTCTGAATCGAATTGAGTGATGTCGGTTATTTCATGAGGTCCCCCCCAGACTAAAATTTGCCGCATAATAcgcattgaaaataataaataatcaaaatgtttACAAATGCATAAAAGATATTACTGCAAAGCATATCCTTTATTCGTTACAATGAATAAAGATGTGTAAAGATTATAATGTAATATATATTACACTAATTAACATTTTCCATTTTATCCGTGTACCAAAAACCAAGCGTGCTTGCTTTCGGCAGCCATTAGtggttttaaaaagctggatactcgAGCAAAGTCCTACATAAAAAAGAAAGCAAATCTAAAATACATTctgttttcagcatcaagtttcataatttgatatcaatttgtcattgaaatattcgacatcattttttgtatgtTTATGTACGGGTGTTATCAAATTCAAGAATTTAACAATATTGCTTCACACGGGATAATGATACTTTTCCACTGAGAGTAGTGTTTGGTGTGTTTGGTCCGTCAATTGTGTTGCTTGCTCCAGCGGGAGCTTTACTTACTACTAACACAATACCCTCCCACAACTGTCTCTCGAGCTATCGAAATAGAGGAAGTAGAGAAAATAGTATATTATAAAGAAGATCCAATCAGTCTTGTGATTAATTTTGGTAGAATAAGATCGATCCTagcttccaaaggaatttcggTGTGTTCGGACGGGTATCTTCACAATCTAGCCGATTCAGTAGCCAAACAAccagggtagatgtaccaatagtggaggtactaagcacggttgaacttcatttaaccgtcTTAATTCAAGTaccgcaattaatgtacatgttaatgttgtaacgggaagtaatgACCATTGACTTAATTAGAAAAATGCAATTCGAACGCTCTTTTCacctattccgtgtatcaacaagctaaTACgttgattggcagtgtcggttctgtgactaatgtaataaaatcagtgaaaacggcactaccgcaactacagtcgactctccacatctcgatgttctacatctcgatatctctccctatgtcgatgattttttcggtcccttcaatctgcatacattttcactctccatatctcgatatcctccttatctcgatatctccctatctcgatgtgattttcgttcccaattttctttccgtatgtcgatatgcccattatcaaaggctactagactagattttagagattcaaaacaatttgcgaagacgaaatgacatttgtttgtttttgattttcctggcaacggagtgattttcaatctagtattcgttaaaaatttgttctatgtctcgatctctccctatctcgatggtcccttcgatatcgagatgtggagaggcgactgtataggAACACCctcaactaagggaacacttaccccattgaaaaaaaaacctaactttCTTATACACAACCGATATCAAGCGCACTGTGGAAACTTAGATTTCGACATgtcattcaaaattttgtatggcaaATTGAAGAATATTGTAAGACCAAAACCACACTGTGAGATTCACATACGTTGAATAGATTTTAATAACTACGCAAGTAAAAATTCCCCCTTTTTTTCTCTTTGTTATCTATACTGTTATCAAATATTGACtttgaaatttcgaaaaatgtgTTTGGAATGAATTGGCCTACTTGTGATGGCCCAAAATAAGAAAATGATAAACTTTGTTGAAATCATATCATAGGAATTCCCCTATGTTAACTTACAATACAGTGGTCAGTGGCAATGACACAGCAAACTAATTGTTTTCAATGTGAGTAGAATGGATGTAGTTGTTAAGcttaatttcaacaaatttgtatgattttgaaattagcaaatctatacatttttcatgtcaTTTGCATTAGTATACTGTTTCTTTCATACAGCAAGAAAATAAGCATTATACTTACCTTCTCATAACAGTCATAGAATAAATCATCTTCACATTTATGttgactcttctagtttgacCAGTTGGCACAATTCTTCAATTTGATTCTTACTTTACAAAGAATTGTACTGTGTGTAAACAAATGAAAACCAAAGACTTAAAACCGAACAAAAGCAACGAACTAAATAACTACTAAACAAAACATGATAACGAACATAAGAGCAATGACACAATACTGCTTTGGGTTTTGTTTTTTCGCAAAAGATTTCGTTCATTATTGGACTAGAATTTACAAATTATTTCAACAGCCTTAATAAATACACAAGCTCATCTTGGTGCACGTACAGCAGAATCCCCACACCGGAAAACCAGAACAAATAAACAACAAGACTTACATTTTCCCACAGCAGGTTGGCAATTTCGTCTAACCGCACGCCAAAATCGCTCAGTTCGCCGCTATATCTGTTAAAATGGGGAAAATCGTTAGTAACCGAATATAAGCAAACCCGCTACTGGATCAAACCTAATGTAGGCCCACGTGGCCAACGTTAGCAGTGCGATGCCCATGATCAGGTTGGCAAAGTTGGCAAACGTGTACAGTCCAACTAGACCGAAGATACCGCTGAAGATGTACATGACGACGGCAATGGCAAAGTAGACTGCCGGTGTCCGGGCCGCCTTGAAAATGTTTTTGCTCTCGTTGTGCGCCTTGAACGTGACGTACGAGTCGTCCAGATCCTGCTCCAACCGCTCGCGGTACTTTTCGGAGAACTCTTCGCCGCCCATCTTCCGCTTGGAGGAGAACTGTGGAATGGGAAAATCTAGTTTCAAACAGGGTGTTTACTCGTTTACAGAAattaaattccctgatatttctaAGACTTTCCCTGATTTTACAAATTAATTCCGGGGTCAATAAATACTCTAATATACACTAATGATCAGCGAATACCAAGTTAATTTTAGattaaagaaaatcatttttcacggCTGGAAGCGACCAAAAGATTTAACGAAAAGAGAAACTTACTTGATGCAGGGCCTTCTCCTTGATCCGATTGTGTTCCGAGTCCAAATGTGCCGTGTTCAAGTACGGTTTGTTTCCACCGCAGACATCCTCCATCAGCTGGGTGTAGATGTCCTTAGCGGCTGCCACTGCGGTCAGATTGTTCGCCTCTGCCGTCGCCACCAGCATGCTCTTCGGCTCAGGCAGTTCGTTACCCTTGTAGATGGCCATGTAGGACTTGAAGTACTGAACGAGGTCGCGTGCTTTCACCTTCTGTCCGTTGATTTCCTTGGGTATCAGATTTGCCGGCGACAGTAGCATCGGTACCAGTTCCTTCAGGCTCTGTTTGAACTCGGGCGTAATGTCTGCTAGTCGGCCGTCAAACTTCTGGTTAGTGGCCACCGTCAGACCTGGATGCGGCATCAGAAAGCATGCGATTTCCGTGAAGCAGGAGGTGATGTGACGTCGGAGGGACTGCAGTTCGGGGTGTTGTTTGTCTTGCACTTCCAAGCGCCGCTTCAGAATCACGTCGCCTCCAGATGCACCGTATTCAGCCTCGTACGGAAAGCTCCAGTCTCGGACCAGAAACTGTAGCCGCTGGAAGGGTTTCTTGCCACTGTCGGCCAACGCCAACCTACCGTACTCGGTGAAAAGCTGCGAGGTAGAGGAGGGTTATTGAGAAGAAAGGAATAGGCTGAAATGGTCATTACCTGCAGGTGTTGGAGGTCATCTTCCTGAATGTTCTGTGACAGGTTGTATATCTGTACGGACGAGAGCATTGTGCTGAGAGCAAACACTGTGGCACAATCCCGCACTGTGCTTTGACTGTCGAAGGCGCCCTGGGTGTCCATCAGGATGATGGCATACTGAAAGTTGAAAAGGATTCTTTGTTAGTTTAGAATTGATGAACGAATGATAATGCAAACTTTACTCGACACCCCGAGCTACAAGAAGGACGATGAGCACAATATCGCGAAAACTGTGGCCAAGTAACAAACAAAGCCTAATAACGGCCACAGAGATCAGGGACGGAGATGGGTTGAGAAAAGTACAAAACGGCTTTCTGAGAAGCTGGAGCAGCATTCAAAAGGGGGAACAAgcttacaagggaaggtcacgatggtgttacacggggttttcaaccggattatttttgttagattctacttgtctaaatatgaaaaaccccaaagcctttcgggtgatgagcCATTGGGTAGCCAGGAGTAGCTCTAagaggggcaattttgtacgtatataatattattgaggtaattgaaaatttgtgatgttttttcagtatttattgtgatggtagagaacaaaATTGACATGATTGTATGTTTGAGATGTATATTTCtatgccataggcgcaatcaAGATGGGTTTCTTCTTGGaatactattctaataaaacccAACTTAGTTTGGAGTTCATATTCCATGCTAGTTACGCCTATGtcataaaaatacattataaTTATACATTATtgtcaattctgttcattactatcacaataaaaaatcttttcggaaaattttaaattgactcaataatattatattcgtacaaaatcgaccctttcagagcccctcctggctacaccactggtccatcacccgaaagcctttggggtttttcatatttcgacatgtagaatctaacaaaaataggccggttgaaaaccccgagTAATATCATCGTGACCTTTCCTTGTTAGTAAGTAAAATTGCAACAAGGAGTTGTGCGGATATGCAGACGCCACAAGTGTTCAGAAAGATGCTGCAAAAGTGTGCTGACAAAGCTACTCATAAATGTGGATTATATTGAATCTAGTCACAATAAACCAGGCTCGACTACACTTGGTAAACTCCTGGAAAGAATCATCTTTAACAGATTCGGAGAGTAAGCGCGATCAAAAATACAGTTTAAATTCCGCTAAAGCGTATCGATAATGGGCGCAATTCGAACAGTACTCGAGAGTACTGAGAAGATCAGCGTTGCACAGTGTTGAACACCCCTAGCGCCGACTCTGACATTCTTCTACACTGTCGCCTATCGGCAGTGCCAACTGCTACGTCACCGAAGAAGTCTGTCATCAGTTCGTACATATACGAGTAGCAGTACATCTGTGTGCAGAGCATGTACATTTTAATTCGTTTAATTGTTAATTATTGAATAAAGTTATTGTTTGTTACGAGTCATAATTCTCCGCCTTATTTGCCATCGTAACAAAGTGGCGACGAGTCTGCGGAAGTTCGCGGAGTATCGAATTTTGGGTCGAAAGTATCGCGCCGCTGAAAACCGCGTGAGAATGTCGCAGCCGGCAGTGGtgaacaaccattcaaagacACAATTTTGCAAATTCTCAGCAATCAGCAGGCGCTGATGACAAAGCTGTCGCAGCATGTGGCGGCAATCGAAGGAAATATGGATTCCTTAGCGACGAATATCACGCAATTTGCATACGACCTTGAAAAAGGTTACTCGTTCGATGCTTGGTTTTCGCGGTATGCGGATCTTTTTGAGAAGGATGCCGCCCAGCTGGAGGACGATGCCAAGGTGCGCTTGTTACTGCGAAAACTGAGTCCTTCTGCGCACGAACGGTACACGTCATTCATCCTCCCCAAACTGTCGAAGGAGTTTTCGTTTGAGGAAACTGTCGCCAAACTGAGGACCATCTTCGGTACACCGGTATCTACGTTCCATCGACGTTATCAGT is a genomic window containing:
- the LOC5577060 gene encoding atlastin: MAETAKPVQVVETGEEHSFTLNEDALTEILLQENVRDRTVVVISVAGAFRKGKSFLLDFFLRYMYSKYVHNKSASEWLGDENEPLTGFSWRGGSERDTTGILMWSDIFLHETPSGEKYAIILMDTQGAFDSQSTVRDCATVFALSTMLSSVQIYNLSQNIQEDDLQHLQLFTEYGRLALADSGKKPFQRLQFLVRDWSFPYEAEYGASGGDVILKRRLEVQDKQHPELQSLRRHITSCFTEIACFLMPHPGLTVATNQKFDGRLADITPEFKQSLKELVPMLLSPANLIPKEINGQKVKARDLVQYFKSYMAIYKGNELPEPKSMLVATAEANNLTAVAAAKDIYTQLMEDVCGGNKPYLNTAHLDSEHNRIKEKALHQFSSKRKMGGEEFSEKYRERLEQDLDDSYVTFKAHNESKNIFKAARTPAVYFAIAVVMYIFSGIFGLVGLYTFANFANLIMGIALLTLATWAYIRYSGELSDFGVRLDEIANLLWENIMKPVYQSCMEKGIQHVATHATEYAISGGASSPSSRSNAAAGSRQLNGKVKRS